The window TATCAACTCTAGATTCATTAGATACTGAACATAAATTGTTCTACACTTCTTTAATTGATCCTAATTTTACAAAGAGTAAAATTGAAGAATCATTAAATGATATGTTCTTAATTTGAAAAGAAACAATTTCAGATGACTTAATTAAAAGTTTTGAAGATAACAAATTAAACTTTTATAGTGAGTTTTCAAAAGATGAACAATTCTTAAGTGAAAAACAAAAATATGTTGTTCTAAAAGAAATTATTGAAGTTAATAAAAAAGTTTTATTAACTCCAGAAGCTAGAAAAAAACTATACAATGTTTTAATTGATTATGTTGAATACAACAAAATTGACTTTGTTGGTTTAGACATTAACTATAAGAAAACTTTCCAAACATTGTTTGATAAAGAAATTAAAATGTTAAAACTTTCAAAATTATCTAATAAATATTTTGATAAGAAAATTTGAATTACAAACTTTGTTAGAAATGATGAATGAATTAACTCAATTAAATTTGATTTACTAGAATCATCAAAAAGAACATTTGATGTTGATAAAAATGAGAAGTTTAGTACTAGAGTTTACAATGAAATGATTCCTTTCTTATTCTTTGAAAAAATAAGAAAATCTGAAGTTGAAATCTTAAAAACTAATGATGCTGTTTCAATTGCTCAATTCTATGAATTGATTAAAGAAGAAGTTAGAGATATTTTTGAACAATATATCTTAGATAAACTTCCAGTTGAAAGTGAAGATGCAACTGATGAAGTAGTTGAAGAAGAAAAATCACCTGAACAAATTGCTACTGAAAAAGCAGTTCATTCAATCTCAGTATATTTTGATTACTTTGTAGAAGTAGTTGATTTAATTAGATATGAAAGAGATTATCTTGAAAGCTTCAATAGAAGATATAAAGAAACTCAAGAACATCTTGCTAAACAAAACAAAATATATGATTCAACAGATATCTTTAATGTACCTGAAATTGCTTTAAACCCATTAACAGCTAAAATTGTTTCATTAATTAGACTTTATAAAAGTGAATTGAAAAGTCATGCTAAAACAGAAAAAACTGAAAATAAGAAAACTATTTACAAGTTTGACATGGCATATTCAACAAAAATTGATATTGCAAAACAATCAATTGCATATGATGGTGAATTTAATGAAGAAGTAAACTTAAAGAAACAAGATGAGTTTGAAAAGAAATTTGCTGAGTATGTTGAAGTTTACAAAGAGTTTGATAACACTGTTATTGAATGAGAATCAGATGAAGAAAAAGATGATGAGTATTCAATGGATGATGAAACAATTGAATATGATGAAAATGGTAACCCAATAATGGTTGATAAAATTGATACTAAGATCAAAACAAGACCTGAGTATGATTTAACAGAAGTTTGAGTTCAAAAAAGAATTGATGAATACAACAATGTTGATAACTACAAACCAAATATTGCAGTAGATGCTATTAAACAACTTGATAAAAATAAACAAACTAGTGTTGCTAAAGCTAGACTTAGAGATTACAGCAAACTAAGTGAAGTATGAAAAAAGACAGCCCAATCTGAAACGGAAAATAATGGATAGGAGATAGTATGAGAGAAAAAATATTAATTACTAACTGAAAAATGAATGCTGACTATGTGTCAATATCAAAATTCTTTAAAAATATACCTAATTTTGAAAATGTGAAAGTAATGGTAGCACCATCTTATTTAGGTATTGTTCCAAGTTTAGGGATGTCTAAAAATGCAAAAGTAGAAGTGGTTGCTCAAAATGTATCATTTCCTTCACTTGGTAACCATACTGGTAGTGTTTCTTGATTGGAATTAAAAGATTATGGAATTAAAACTGCTTTCTTAGGTCACCCTGATGTTAAAGTAGATTTCAAAGAAAAAAACTATCAAGTTAATGCTAAACTTCAAAAACTTCTTAAAAATGGAATGAATGCTGTTCTTTTTATTGAAGAAACAAAAGTAGATTTGTCTGAAGAAAGTACTAAAGAAAACTTAAGATTACAAATTAATCAAATTTTTAATGGGATTGATGCATTAGATATAGTTGATAGAGTTTATATAGTTTATAAACCAACTTTTATGGGTGAGATTAATTCTAAGTTTGACAATGAATTTATCTTTGGAACTATAAGAGTTATTAGAGAATTCTTAAGAACTAAATTCGGATACTATGTTGCTAATAATTTACCAATTCTTTATGGTGGTGAAATTATTAATGATGATATTGAAGAAATTTGTAAAAACAATGATGTTGATGGAATCTTAATTGAAGATGAAAGAGCATTATCTAACAAATATATTTCAATCTTATACAAACACTTATTCAATGGTTCAACATATGCATACAAACAACATTATGATCATAAGGTTGCATTAGATATTCCTACTGAAGAAGAAAGAATTAAAAATGCTACTCAAGTTTCAGACTTTGATATGTATGACATTACTAGTGAAACTTACTTTGATGATATTAAGATTAATGAAGAAAACATGTAATCTTGTTAATTATTAATTACTAAAAATAGCTTAACAGCTATTTTTTTTATTTCTTTAAAGCAAGAAATTTGAAAGAAAAAGGAAAGAATTTTGAAAGATTTAGGAAAAAAATAAAAGAGCATTCTAATTTTATAATTTATTGTTACTAAACAAATCTCATTTGATTTTTTATTAACAATAAATAAAAGGAAATAAAAATAATAAAGAATAACAAAATTTTTAAATTATTAATTAGATTGTTCTTATCTATAAAATTGAATTTATAAAAAGAGTATAGTTTATATATAATAATTGAGATATTGAAGAATTAGTAGATTGTTATGAAAATATATGATTTTGTAAGCAAAACAGATAAAGAAGTAAGTTTAGATAAAAAAAATATCAAAATGTATGTTTGTGGACCTACAGTTTATAACCATGTTCATATTGGTAACTTAAGACCAATTATTACTTTTGATGTTTTAAATAGATTATTTTTAGAACTTGGTTATAATGTTACTTTTATTCATAACATTACAGATATTGATGACAAAATAGTTAATAAAGCTAAAGAAGAAAATATTGGAGAACTAGAACTTTCTTCATATTATGAAACTCAATATTTTGACATTTTAAAAACAATCAATATTCATACTTCTAATATGAAATTCCCTAGAGTTTCAGATCATATTAAAGATATTGAAAACTATATTCAAAAAATCGTTAATAATAAGTTTGCATATTTAGTAGATGGTGATGTTTATTTTGACACTACTAAATCTAACCAATATGGAAAAATTTCTAATAAAAAATTAGATGAACTATTAGTTGGTGATAAATCTGAAGATAATTTGAAAAAAAACAATCCCCAAGATTTTGCTTTATGAAAACAAACTACAATTGGATTAAACTGAGACTTAAAATTTTCTACAGGAAGACCAGGATGACATACTGAATGTTCTTGTTTAATAAATAAATATTTAGGTGATCAAATAGATATTCATGGAGGAGGAATAGATTTAAAATTTCCACACCATGAAAATGAAAATATTCAAAATATAGCTGTAAATAATAAAGATTTGGCAAGAATTTGAATGCATGTAGGACATTTAAATATTAATAACCAAAAGATGTCTAAATCACTTTCAAATTTTATCCTAGCTAAAGATTTATTGAGTGAATATAACACTAATACTGTTAGATGGTTCTTTTATCAAACAAGTTATTCAAACCCATTAAACTTCACTACTGAAAATCTTATTAATTCAAAAAATCAATTAGAAAATATTATATACAACCTAAATATTTTTAAAAGTCACTTAATAATAGAACAGAAGTATAATGAGAAAAATTTAGAGTTTGATAAAAGTAATTTAATTGAATTAACAAACAATTTTAACTTACCAAACATTGTTTCTTTTATTGAAGAAAAAATTAAATATAGTTCAATATTGTTAAGAAATAAAAACTTTGAAGAACTAAACAAACTACATTTTAATCTTTCTTACTTACTAACAAAAATATTAGGAATTATACATGTTAATTTATTTGATGATGAAGCTATAGAACTTTTAAATAAATGAAATAAATTAAAACAAGAAAAGAATTTTAGTGAGTCAGATAAATATAGAAAATTATTAATGGAAAAGAAGTTATTATAAGAACATTATGAAAAAATTCTTTGGTAAAAAAGCTGTTATAGAAGCATTTAAACAAAATGAATTAAGTGAAGTTTATTATGTTTCATATTTTGATGAATTGAAAGAATTTAAATCAAAAAACATTAAACTAAATAAAGTTAATAAAAAGTTTTTTGATAAATATGAAGTTGTTCATCAAAATATTTTAGGAATTGCAAAAGAATCATCTTTAACTATTCATACTGATTTTGACTCATTTATAGAAAAAATTAATAATTTAAATACTGATAAAAAAATTATTTTGGTTTTAGATGAAATTCAAGACCCAGGTAATTTTGGCGCAATTTGTAGAACATCTAAATCTTTTCAAGTAGCTGGAATTATCTTTAAAAAGAATAACCAAATTCAAATAAATGAAACAGTTATTAAAACTAGTTTAGGAACTGTAAACTATCTAAATTTTTTAAAAGTTAATAATTTATCAGAAGTACTAAACAAACTAAAGAAAGAAAACTATTGAACTGTTTGTACAGCACTTGATGAAAAATCAATTCCTTTATCAAAATTTAAAACTGATATTAATAAACTTGTTGTAATAGTTGGTAATGAGAATAAAGGGGTTTCAGAACTTATTAAAAAAGACTCTGATTTCATTGTCAAAATTGAAATGGATTCTAGTGTTCAATCTTTAAATGTTTCAGTATCAACTGCTATTATTCTTTATTATTTAACACATTGCTTATAATGTTAAAAAAATTTTTTTATAAAGTTAATTGAAATGAATGTCTTTACTTATATAGAACTGGTGGAAGTAAACACATAGAAAATTTACTAAATGATTTGTATTTTACTATTTTATCTAAATGAATTTGAAAACATTTAAAATCTAAAGAACCATTGTTTGATGATTTACAGTTATTTGGATATGAATCTTTTAAAAAGATTATTAATACAATGGATTACAAGAATAAAGATTTTATTAGATGAACAGTATCTTGTTTAATCTATTCGTATAAAAATGAACTAAGAAAACAAAAAACTAAAAATAAAGCCTGAGATGATTTAGATTTCAATTCTTTAAATATAATTAGTGATATTTTCTATAAAAGTCCTTCAGAAATTTATGAAAATAAAGAGAATGATAAAATAAAATCTCAATGATTTAAAAAAGCTTTAAAAGAAGTTAACTCAGCTTTGTTTGAACAAATTGTTTCTTATAAAAATCAAGGATATACACATAAAGAAATTTCTAAATTGTTAAATAAAAGTCTTGATCAAATTAGAGGTTGCTGAAATTACTATAAACAAAAGATTTTTGAATTGTCTATTAGAGACCAAATATTTAAGTAATTGTTTTTTAGTTTGAGCAAAGATCTATTATCAAAATAGATCTTTTTATTTTTTTATTTGATACTTAAATTCAAAAAATATTTTAAGAACTTTGATATATTAAAAAATAATCTAATGTATAATTATTACTGCGTATATTTTTTGGTATGCGTGAAAAAGCATGTGGGAGAGTTTGATAACTCATTATTAACCACGTAGAGAATATATTTATTGAAAGGATGTGTTGCTTGTGGCTTTTAAAGATCCAAGAATAACAAGAATTGCCAAGGTTAACCTAATAGGTGGTCAAGCTAAACCTGGTCCTCAGTTAGCTTCTATTGGTATTAACATGGGTGAATTTACTAAACAATTTAATGACCAAACTAAAGATAAAAATGGTGAAGTTATACCTTGTATAATTACAGCATTTAAAGATAAATCTTTTACTTTTGAAATTAAAACAACTCCAGTTACTATGTTGCTTAAAAAAGCAGCTAACATTAAAGTTGGAGCTAAAAATTCAAAAACTGAAACAGTTGCTACTATTAGTAGAGAAAAAGCATTAGAAATTGCAAAAACTAAATTAGTTGATACTAATGCAAATGATGAAGAAGCAGTATTAAGAATGGTTGCTGGTTCTGCAAAACAAATGGGAATCAAAATTGAAGGTGTTGATCCTGTAGTTCATAAAGATGGGAAAAAGAAATAGGAGATAGATTATGGCAAATCAAAAAAAAGTAACTAATAAAACTCCTAAAAAACCTTCAGTGAATTTTGATAGAACAAAATTCTATACAATTGAAGAAGCTGTTAACTTAGCTAAACAAACTTCAAATGCTAAATTCTTATCATCAATTGATATTGCAATTAAATTAAACTTAGATACTTCTAAATCTGACCAACAATTAAGAGGGACTGTTAGTCTTCCTTACTTCTTTGGTAAAGAAAAAAGAATTTTAGTTTTAGATAAAGGTCTAACTCAAAAAGATGCTAAATCATTAGGTGTTAACCATGCAGGGGATTCTGAACTAATTGCTGAAATTAGCAAAGGATGATTAGATTTTGATCTAATTATTACAACTCCTAAAATGATGCCTGAATTAAGTAAATTAGGGAAAATCTTAGGAACAAGAGGTTTAATGCCTAACCCTAAAAATGGGAACGTAACTACAGATTTACCTAAAACTATAGCTGAATTCAAAAAAGGTATTAACCAATATAGAACAGATAGCTATGGAAACATTCACATGGTTGTAGGTAAAGCAAATGCTGATACTGCAAAGATTGTTGAAAACATTAATTTCTTATTAAGTTTTATAGCTGCTAAAAGACTAACTTCTGTAAAAGGTATTTTTATTGAAAAAGTTAACTTATCTTCTACCATGGGTCCTGGAATTAGAGTTTTAGTTAACAAAACAGCTGTTGTTAAGAAAACTGCTAAAGGAAAAGTTATTGCAGATGATAGTGCTAAAGGTGAAAATAAAAAACCAGCATATTTAATTCAAAGAGTTAAGTATGCTCAAAAGAAAAAACCTTCTAAGCACCCTGAAAACCCACCTGTAATTACTGAAGCTAAAAAGAAAAAAGTTAAAAAAATTCTTAAAAAAGCTAAACCAGCTAAAAAAGCTGCTGTAGCTAAAAAACCAGTTGTTGTAAATAAAAAAACTGCAACTAAAAAATCACCAGCTAAAAAAGGTGATGTTAAAAAAGCTAAAACTTCAAAGAAATAGTTTAAAAAATCTATGAGATAACTCATAGATTTTTTTATTGTTATGAAACTACTTTTTTAATTCATAAAGCTTTGTAAATGAATCATATTTTATGAAAACCAATTGTTTCTAAATTATAAAAGTTATTATTTCCAATGAATTTGTTATGTGTTTTTTGTACATTAATTAGATCTATATAATTTAGTTGATTTAAAGCACCTAATCAATTTGAAGCATAGAAGTATCAATTGTTATTAAATAACTTATTTTCTAATAAATAATTTTTATTTTTAAAGATGATGCTTACTAAATCATTTGCTTTGTATTTATAAGTATTTAATGATGACTCTACATTTAATCTATTATAGAAATAAAGTTTTTTAGAAGTTAGTAATGCTTTTTTATATAAAACTTTTCATATTAATCCAAAATAAACATCTTCAAAGATATTAACTTTATCAGGGTGTGAAATTTTGTTTTTCACTAAAAACTCTTTTTTAAAACAAACCCTTCAATCAGTTTGATAGTTATTATGAAACCATGGCATTTTACTTTTATTAACATTATTCTTAACTATGATTTCATCAAATTGATTATGTTTTGAAAACAGATTAATTTGCTTTTTATCAAACACTCATTCATACTCAAACATAATGAAATCAATGTTTTGGTATTTATAAAAACTTTTTAAAAGATAATCAATTGCATCAACATATAATCAATCATCACTATCAACAAATCAAATATATTCTCCATTAGCTAGTGTTACACCATAATCTCTGATTTTTCCAACACCTATATTATTGGGAATATTTTGAACATACTGATATCCATTTTTATTAATTAAATCTATATAAACTTGTGGATTTGTTGAATTATCATCAATAAAAAAAACTTCAAAATTCTTATTAGTTTGATTATTTAAACTAGTAATTAATTGCTTAATTCATTTAAGGGGTGTATTTTTAAAAGGAATAATAACTGATACTTTTTTCATATAAATAAAACTTAGTTTTTAAATTGTTCAGTAACTGGATTTTTATGTAGAGCTTTTTTTGTAAACAAAAGGATATTAGGTGCATTTTGAAAGTTAGTGATACGGTTATAAAAAAAGCTGTAGTCTTCTATAACTTCTAAATTTTTATAATTTGTTAAATCTAATTCTTTAATCATGTTGTTAGCAAAACTATATTTAGCTATAACTACAATCCTTTTAGGAAGAATAACTTTTTCAATACCTTTAGAATGGAAAGCAAATTCATCAATCACTTCATAATGTGTATCCCACAAATCTAAAGTTTTAGTATCTTTATAAAAATATTCAGAATCTTCTAGTAGTTCTAATGCTTTAGCACTACTAATGTGATTAAAATCATCATATTTATGATTTTCTGATCACTTTAAATTAGTTAATTCTTCTTTTAACTTTAATAAATTTAATTTAGTTTGATTTTTTTGATCCATATTTATATTCTTTAATATGCTTTATCATTATTCTAAATTATACATTATTAGATAACTTTAGAACTTCTAAAGAGAAGTGACTATTTGAAATAGATAGATAAAATTTACTAATGAGATTTTAAATTAATTTATATTTCATAATAAAATATAAAAAAATAGGAGGAAAGCAAATGGAAAAGAAGAAACCTGAAAAATTTGTTTTAACTCTTGAACATGTAAAACAATCTATTGAGAATCTTTATAAAGAAGAAGATTTTGAAAATATTAAAATGATCATTAGAGAGTTAGCAAAAAAATAAAGGAGATCATAAAGATCTTAGTTTAATATTTATTAAATTGATAATTACTCTATTAAAAACACTGGTTAACTAATCAATCAGTGTTTTTATATTATGAATAAAACAATAAAAATATATCACTTTGATGTTTTGTTTCTATAAGCAACTAATAGAAAGGACATCTATTTTAATAGATTAATACCTGGATTTATTAATTTGATCAGATTATAAAATCTGTTAAGATTTTGAATTTTATTTTATATTTATGTTACAATATTTGAGTGTTTTTGATACACACGGATATGTTGTTAAAAGGAGTTTAATATGGCAACTATTGCACAACTTATTAGACATGATCGTAAAGATAAGTTTAAAAAGTCAAAATCTCCTGCTTTAATGTACACTTATAATTCTTTAAAGAAAAAAAGAACTTATAATCCATCTCCTTATAAAAGGGGTGTTTGTACCAGAGTAGGGACTATGACACCAAAGAAACCAAATTCAGCACTTCGTAAATATGCAAAGGTTAAATTAACAAATGGATACGAAGTATTGGCTTATATTCCAGGTGAAGGACACAACCTTCAAGAACATAGTGTTGTTTTAATTGAAGGTGGTAGAGTTAAGGACCTTCCTGGGGTTAGATACCACATTGTAAGAGGTACTTTAGATACTTCTGGTGTTGAAAAAAGAAGACAACAAAGATCTGGATATGGTGCTAAGAGACCTAAAGAGAAGAAAGAATAATTTAGGAGTAGACAATGAGAAAAAATAGAGCAACAAAAAGAGAAATATTACCAGATCCAGTATATAACTCAAGATTAGTTACAAAAGCAATTAATGCAATTATGTTAGAAGGTAAAAAAGGTTTAGCTCAACAAATTGTTTATCAATCTTTTGATCTAATTAAAAAGAAAACTAATGAAGATGGAATTGAAGTATTTAAAAAAGCTTTAGAAAACATTATGCCTTCATTAGAATTGAGAGTTAGAAGAGTTGCTGGTTCTAACTTCCAAGTTCCTACAGTTGTTAGTAAAGAAAGAAAACAAACTCTTGGTTTAAGATGATTAATTCTTTCTGCAAGAAAAAGAAATGAAAAATCAATGATTGAAAAATTAGCAGCTGAAATTATTGATGCATCTAAAGGAACAGGAGCTGCATTTAAGAAAAAAGAAGATACTCACAAAATGGCAGAAGCTAACAAAGCATTTGCTCACTTGAGATTTTAATTTTTGGTGAAATAAATTATGGCAAGAAAATTTGATATACAAAAATTTAGAAACTTTGGGATTATGGCCCATATTGATGCTGGTAAAACTACTACATCAGAAAGAATTTTGTTTCATTCAGGTAGAACTCACAAGATTGGAGAAGTTCATGATGGTGGTGCTACTATGGACTGAATGGAACAAGAAAAAGAAAGAGGGATTACAATTACCTCAGCTGCAACTTACGTTACTTGAAAAGACTGTGAATTAAACTTAATTGACACACCAGGTCACGTGGACTTTACAGTAGAAGTTGAAAGATCTCTTAGAGTATTAGATGGTGCAGTTGCAGTTCTTGATGCTCAAAATGGTGTTGAACCTCAAACTGAAACAGTTTGAAGACAAGCATCAAAATATAAAGTTCCAAGAATTGTTTATGTAAACAAAATGGATAAAACTGGTGCTGATTTCAAAATGTGTTTAGAATCACTTAATGAAAGATTAGCAGCACATGCAGTTGCTATCCAATTACCAATTGGTGCAGAAGCTAACTTTAATGGAATCATTAACTTAGTTACTATGCAAGCTTATATGTATGATGGAAAACAAGATGAAGAATTTAAAGTAGTTGAAATTCCAGCAGACATGAAAAAAGAAGCAGAAGAAATGAGACACCACATGATTGAAGAAGTTGTTAACTTCGATGATGAAATCATGGAAAAATATTTAAATGGTAATGAATTATCAGAAGACGATATTAAAAAATGTATTAGAAAAGGTGTTTTAACTGCAGAATTCTTCCCAGTAGTTTGTGGGACTTCATTCAAAAATAAAGGTGTTAAAGCTTTATTAGATGCAGTAGTAGATTACCTACCATCTCCTGTAGATGTTCCTCCAATTAAAGGTTATAAAGATGATGGTTCTGAAATTTTAATTAAAAATGAAGATGATGGACCATTAGCTGCATTAGCATTTAAAATTGCTACTGACCCATATGTTGGAAAACTAACATTTATCCGTGTGTATTCAGGAGTTCTTAAAAAAGGTTCTTATGTTTTAAATGCAACAAAAGGAATCAAAGAAAGAGTTTCACGTTTAGTGAAAATGCACTCTAATAACAGAGAAGAAATCGATGAAATTAGAGCAGGGGATATCTGTGCTGTAATTGGTTTAAAAGATACAGTAACAGGTAACTCATTATCATCAGAAGAAAAAGAATTACACTTAGAAGCAATGAACTTTGCTGAACCTGTAATCTCTTTAGCTGTTGAACCTAAAACTAAAGCAGACCAAGAAAAAATGGCTATTGCTTTATCAAAACTTTCAGAAGAAGATCCGACATTTAGAACTTATACAGATGATGAAACTAATCAAACAATTATTTCAGGTATGGGTGAATTACACTTAGAAATTATTGTTGATCGTTTAAGAAGAGAATTCAAAGTAGAAGTTAATGTAGGTGCTCCACAAGTTTCTTACCGTGAAACATTTACAAAAGAAGCAGATTCTGAAGGGAAATATATTAAACAATCTGGTGGACGTGGTCAATATGGTCATGTATTCATTAAGTTTGAACCAAATCCTGAAAAAGGTTTTGAATTTGTAGATAAAATTGTTGGTGGAAAAATTCCAAAAGAATATA is drawn from Malacoplasma penetrans HF-2 and contains these coding sequences:
- the fusA gene encoding elongation factor G produces the protein MARKFDIQKFRNFGIMAHIDAGKTTTSERILFHSGRTHKIGEVHDGGATMDWMEQEKERGITITSAATYVTWKDCELNLIDTPGHVDFTVEVERSLRVLDGAVAVLDAQNGVEPQTETVWRQASKYKVPRIVYVNKMDKTGADFKMCLESLNERLAAHAVAIQLPIGAEANFNGIINLVTMQAYMYDGKQDEEFKVVEIPADMKKEAEEMRHHMIEEVVNFDDEIMEKYLNGNELSEDDIKKCIRKGVLTAEFFPVVCGTSFKNKGVKALLDAVVDYLPSPVDVPPIKGYKDDGSEILIKNEDDGPLAALAFKIATDPYVGKLTFIRVYSGVLKKGSYVLNATKGIKERVSRLVKMHSNNREEIDEIRAGDICAVIGLKDTVTGNSLSSEEKELHLEAMNFAEPVISLAVEPKTKADQEKMAIALSKLSEEDPTFRTYTDDETNQTIISGMGELHLEIIVDRLRREFKVEVNVGAPQVSYRETFTKEADSEGKYIKQSGGRGQYGHVFIKFEPNPEKGFEFVDKIVGGKIPKEYIKPIKAGLEDAMKAGPLSGFPMIDVKATLYDGSYHDVDSSEMAYKIAASMALKEASKTAGLVLLEPIMAVEVTVPEQYFGDAMGDISSRRGSIEGQEQRGNTQVIKAKVPLKEMFGYATDLRSFTQGRGNYVYAFSHYEKAPKSLLKK